The proteins below are encoded in one region of Sphingobacterium sp. R2:
- a CDS encoding FAD-dependent oxidoreductase yields MMKKTLLLTIGLLTMFWQLVNGQADKQVDLCIYGATSAGVIAAYTASQAGKSVLLIDPGTRVGGLSSGGLGQTDIGNKYVVTGLALDFYRKMGKHYGSFEQWIFEPKVAESIFKDYLAYANTPMLMGHRLVAVKTDNRSIKTISLLPSEQGDGKKITVAAKIFMDCSYEGDLMAKAGVSYHVGRESNSTYGETINGVQLLDGHQFPDGVDPYKKKGDPKSGILWGINTEPLKENGTGDAKVQAYNYRITLTNVPENRNAITKPQNYDATKYELLKRQKEIQPWKSIQDVFIWSLMPNGKTDINNRNGFSTDMIGMNWRYPEADYFERKEIIKAHEDYTKGLLYFVANDSSVPEAIRSEFKKWGYPKDEYLENSHWSPQLYIREARRMIADVVMTQHHCQGRARVSDGVGYAAYTMDSHNCDRVIVNGMVKNEGNVEVGGFSPFPISYRAIVPKKEEIDNLVVPVCLSASHIAFGSIRMEPVFMVLGQSGAVAACQAIDNKIAVQDVNITRVQQILRDNPKADGRKADYIIHVENEDQVMLKGTWRKSAKKGYGMSYQEADSSPGTVARFTPGKDFAGGKYMLYSYFPKTAESTPSGTFIIHTGNTKIEKTINFKEVNILGQTTSTWVALGEYAFEKGVSTPYVEITSEAKGILAANAILWVPVSDQN; encoded by the coding sequence ATGATGAAAAAAACACTTTTATTGACTATTGGGCTTTTGACCATGTTTTGGCAGCTAGTCAATGGACAAGCGGATAAGCAAGTAGATCTATGTATTTATGGTGCCACCTCAGCCGGCGTAATAGCAGCATACACCGCTTCGCAGGCCGGAAAATCAGTTTTACTGATTGATCCTGGTACACGGGTAGGTGGGCTCAGCTCCGGTGGATTAGGGCAGACGGATATTGGAAACAAATATGTCGTCACAGGGCTCGCTCTTGATTTTTATCGCAAAATGGGCAAGCACTATGGCAGTTTTGAACAATGGATTTTTGAACCCAAGGTAGCCGAATCTATTTTTAAGGACTATTTGGCATATGCTAACACACCAATGTTAATGGGACATCGTTTGGTAGCCGTTAAGACTGACAATCGATCGATTAAAACCATTTCACTGCTTCCAAGTGAGCAGGGGGATGGAAAAAAAATAACTGTAGCAGCCAAAATATTTATGGACTGCAGCTACGAGGGTGACCTCATGGCCAAAGCTGGCGTATCCTACCACGTGGGGCGAGAGTCAAATAGTACCTATGGAGAGACAATTAATGGTGTGCAATTGCTTGATGGCCATCAGTTTCCCGATGGTGTAGATCCCTATAAGAAAAAAGGTGATCCTAAGAGCGGTATTTTATGGGGGATCAATACGGAGCCTTTAAAAGAAAATGGAACGGGTGATGCTAAGGTTCAAGCCTATAATTATCGGATCACATTGACCAATGTCCCTGAAAACAGAAACGCAATCACCAAACCCCAAAATTACGACGCAACCAAATATGAACTCTTAAAGAGGCAAAAGGAGATACAGCCTTGGAAGAGTATCCAGGACGTATTTATCTGGAGTCTGATGCCCAATGGAAAGACTGATATCAATAACAGGAATGGATTTTCAACAGATATGATTGGCATGAACTGGCGTTATCCCGAAGCCGATTATTTCGAACGCAAAGAGATTATCAAGGCCCATGAAGATTACACCAAAGGTTTATTATATTTTGTTGCCAACGATAGTTCGGTACCAGAGGCGATCCGAAGCGAATTCAAAAAATGGGGATACCCCAAAGACGAATATCTCGAAAATAGCCATTGGTCTCCACAATTATATATTCGCGAAGCCCGAAGGATGATTGCTGATGTCGTCATGACACAACACCACTGTCAGGGGCGTGCGCGAGTATCCGATGGCGTAGGCTATGCTGCATACACCATGGACTCGCACAATTGTGACCGTGTGATCGTCAATGGCATGGTCAAAAATGAAGGTAACGTTGAGGTTGGCGGATTTTCTCCCTTCCCGATTTCCTATAGGGCTATTGTGCCCAAAAAAGAGGAAATCGACAATCTTGTGGTTCCAGTATGCCTGTCGGCAAGTCACATCGCCTTTGGTTCCATCCGCATGGAGCCTGTATTTATGGTATTGGGTCAATCAGGTGCTGTGGCCGCTTGCCAAGCGATCGACAACAAAATAGCCGTTCAAGATGTTAATATTACGCGCGTGCAACAAATATTGCGTGACAACCCGAAGGCAGATGGCCGCAAGGCCGATTATATCATTCATGTCGAAAATGAAGATCAGGTCATGTTGAAAGGAACTTGGCGTAAATCCGCAAAAAAAGGTTATGGTATGAGTTATCAGGAAGCCGACAGCAGCCCCGGGACCGTGGCCCGTTTTACTCCCGGCAAAGATTTTGCTGGCGGAAAATATATGCTATACAGTTATTTTCCTAAAACCGCCGAAAGCACCCCGAGCGGGACATTCATTATCCATACAGGGAATACAAAGATTGAAAAAACAATAAATTTTAAGGAAGTCAATATTCTGGGACAGACCACAAGTACTTGGGTAGCGCTCGGCGAATATGCGTTTGAAAAGGGAGTCAGTACCCCTTATGTCGAGATTACGTCGGAGGCAAAAGGCATATTGGCAGCAAATGCCATCTTGTGGGTTCCCGTTTCAGATCAAAATTAA
- a CDS encoding FAD-dependent oxidoreductase, protein MKKIKIGLKLVLILAFLQAEAQHVTKKVDVLVYGGTPAAITAALQVKKAGKSVIILSPDQHLGGLSSGGLGFTDTGNKAVIGGLAKKFYQDVYDHYSKESSWNWQSRTSFGNRGQGTVAMDREHGTMWIFEPHVAEGIFDAWVRDHQIDVIRGAYLDRQESAIQKESTAIKSIKTLDGTVYEAKIFIDATYEGDLMALAKVGYTIGREANKTYGEQWNGVQTGVFQHRHHFIAQISPYKREGDPGSGLVFGVSAEDPGEYGAADQKLQAYCFRMCLTNDARNRRAFAKPAGYDPQHYILLQRLFRAGWDEAFQKFDLVPNHKTDANNHGPFSTDFIGMNYSYPEASYAERKSIIDAHRRYQQGLYYFMANDPSVPAAIRTKMAEWGLAKDEFKDNDNWPFQLYIREARRMIGQYVTTEHNILGKSSVENPIGMGSYTLDSHNVQRYVTKEGYVQNEGDIGVNVPQPYAISYGSIIPKSDECTNLLVPVCVSSSHIAFGSIRMEPVFMVLGQSAGAAAVLALDHDLVVQHVDYGLLKKQLLKAGQVLEQK, encoded by the coding sequence ATGAAAAAGATCAAAATTGGATTAAAATTAGTGCTTATCTTGGCTTTTCTACAGGCAGAAGCGCAGCATGTAACCAAAAAGGTAGATGTTTTGGTTTATGGAGGAACTCCTGCGGCGATTACTGCCGCATTGCAAGTGAAGAAGGCCGGTAAGTCTGTAATCATCTTATCGCCCGATCAGCATTTGGGAGGTCTGAGTTCGGGCGGACTTGGCTTTACCGATACCGGGAATAAAGCAGTTATTGGTGGCCTTGCCAAAAAATTCTATCAGGACGTATACGATCATTATTCGAAAGAATCGAGCTGGAACTGGCAGTCCCGTACGTCGTTTGGCAATCGGGGGCAGGGCACTGTGGCGATGGACCGCGAGCATGGGACAATGTGGATTTTTGAGCCTCATGTCGCTGAAGGTATTTTTGATGCCTGGGTGCGGGATCATCAGATTGATGTGATCCGTGGAGCATATTTAGATCGGCAGGAAAGTGCCATTCAAAAAGAATCCACAGCCATCAAATCGATTAAGACCTTAGATGGAACAGTCTACGAAGCAAAAATATTTATTGATGCCACTTATGAAGGCGATCTAATGGCGCTGGCCAAAGTAGGCTATACGATCGGGCGGGAGGCCAATAAGACTTATGGGGAGCAGTGGAACGGTGTACAGACCGGAGTCTTTCAGCACCGGCATCACTTTATTGCGCAAATTAGCCCCTATAAACGCGAGGGCGATCCTGGCAGTGGCCTGGTGTTCGGCGTTTCTGCAGAAGATCCCGGGGAATATGGCGCTGCAGATCAGAAGCTGCAGGCCTATTGCTTTCGGATGTGCCTGACCAATGATGCCCGAAATCGGAGGGCCTTCGCTAAGCCTGCTGGCTACGATCCACAGCACTATATTCTTCTGCAACGTCTATTCCGTGCCGGCTGGGACGAAGCCTTTCAAAAATTTGATCTGGTGCCCAATCATAAGACGGATGCCAACAACCATGGTCCGTTCAGCACCGATTTTATTGGGATGAACTATAGCTATCCTGAAGCGAGCTATGCGGAACGCAAATCCATTATCGATGCCCATCGCCGGTATCAACAGGGCCTGTATTATTTTATGGCCAATGATCCTTCGGTCCCAGCAGCAATCAGGACAAAGATGGCCGAATGGGGGCTGGCAAAAGATGAATTTAAGGATAACGATAACTGGCCTTTTCAGCTGTATATCCGCGAAGCAAGGCGGATGATAGGGCAATATGTGACGACCGAACATAATATTCTAGGGAAGAGCAGCGTAGAAAATCCGATCGGCATGGGCTCCTATACGTTGGATTCCCACAATGTACAACGCTATGTGACCAAGGAAGGATACGTTCAAAATGAAGGTGATATTGGCGTTAACGTACCCCAGCCTTATGCCATTTCCTATGGATCGATTATCCCAAAAAGCGATGAATGCACTAATTTGCTTGTCCCTGTCTGCGTATCGAGTTCACATATTGCCTTTGGTTCCATTCGTATGGAGCCCGTATTTATGGTGCTGGGGCAAAGTGCTGGAGCCGCAGCAGTATTGGCACTTGATCATGATCTTGTTGTGCAGCATGTCGACTACGGGCTATTAAAAAAGCAGCTGTTGAAGGCAGGACAAGTATTGGAACAAAAATAA
- a CDS encoding carbon starvation protein A codes for MDLDHMNALTLVFASILIFALAYRFYGIFMAQKVLRLNDAVATPAVEFADGHDYVKTDRKVLFGHHFAAIAAAGPLVGPVLAAQFGYLPGALWILIGCVLGGGVHDMVVLFASVRHKGQSLATIASKEIGRVVGGIAGIAVLFILILTLAGLSLACISAMHEAPWSLFTIILTMPIAIFMGLLMRYKTGSVTLASVLGGVLLIVGIIAGHRLMEIPGVHNLFDWDVKTISIAIAVYGFLASVLPIWLLLVPRDYLSTYLKIGTILMLAIGIVFVHPTIQMPALTDFIHGGGPVIGGPVLPFIFIVIACGAISGFHAIIATGTTPKMLGTEREILFVGYGAMLVEGFVALMALIAACTLLPGDYFAINTPVGDYAGFLARHLELKAVDLQHFSDRIGVDLHGRTGGAVSLAVGMAHIFDKVPFMDNVMAYWYNFAIMFEAVFILTAIDAGTRVGRFFLQEMLGNIFPAFKDKDWKPGVWLCSAIFTFSWGYLVFTGNVSSIWPLFGISNQLLAACGLIVCTTMLIRMNRGKYALITAIPGVFMAGITFWAGYLQVMDIYLPKGQLLLASLAILAMLLMLLVFIGTFRKWYQLFKIETKFIDQNGESVKELVDR; via the coding sequence ATGGATTTAGATCATATGAATGCCCTCACACTGGTTTTTGCGTCGATTTTGATATTTGCGCTCGCATACCGCTTTTACGGAATTTTTATGGCGCAGAAAGTGCTACGGCTCAATGATGCGGTAGCGACTCCAGCAGTCGAGTTTGCTGATGGGCATGATTACGTTAAGACGGATCGTAAGGTCTTGTTTGGGCATCATTTTGCTGCAATAGCAGCAGCGGGACCATTGGTAGGGCCGGTGCTGGCGGCACAGTTTGGTTATCTTCCAGGGGCACTCTGGATTTTGATCGGCTGTGTCTTGGGCGGTGGTGTTCATGATATGGTTGTCCTGTTTGCTTCCGTACGGCACAAAGGGCAAAGTCTCGCTACCATTGCGTCCAAGGAGATCGGCCGCGTTGTCGGTGGGATAGCCGGTATAGCCGTTCTGTTTATTCTAATCCTGACCTTGGCCGGACTGTCACTGGCCTGCATCAGCGCTATGCACGAGGCTCCATGGTCCCTGTTTACTATTATTCTGACCATGCCAATTGCGATATTTATGGGACTCTTGATGCGGTATAAAACAGGATCTGTAACGTTGGCAAGTGTATTGGGAGGCGTTTTATTGATCGTTGGCATCATAGCAGGGCATCGTTTGATGGAGATTCCGGGCGTACATAACCTGTTCGATTGGGATGTCAAGACCATTTCAATCGCGATTGCTGTTTACGGATTTTTAGCATCAGTCTTACCCATCTGGCTGCTTCTGGTGCCACGTGATTACCTTTCCACCTATCTCAAGATCGGTACGATCCTGATGCTGGCCATAGGCATTGTCTTTGTTCATCCGACCATACAGATGCCAGCGCTGACGGATTTTATCCATGGTGGTGGGCCTGTGATCGGCGGACCTGTGCTGCCATTTATTTTTATCGTGATTGCTTGCGGTGCAATTTCGGGTTTCCATGCGATTATTGCCACCGGAACTACGCCTAAGATGCTAGGAACCGAAAGGGAGATTCTTTTTGTAGGGTATGGTGCAATGCTGGTGGAGGGATTTGTTGCTTTAATGGCATTGATCGCTGCCTGTACCTTACTGCCGGGCGACTATTTTGCGATCAACACACCAGTCGGTGATTATGCAGGATTTTTGGCACGACATCTTGAATTAAAAGCGGTAGATCTGCAGCATTTTTCAGATCGGATAGGCGTAGACCTCCACGGCCGTACTGGGGGCGCCGTGTCTCTCGCTGTCGGGATGGCCCATATTTTTGATAAGGTTCCGTTTATGGACAATGTGATGGCTTATTGGTATAATTTTGCTATCATGTTTGAAGCCGTGTTTATTCTCACAGCTATCGATGCCGGTACGCGGGTCGGACGGTTCTTTTTGCAGGAAATGCTGGGAAATATCTTTCCTGCATTCAAAGATAAGGATTGGAAACCGGGTGTTTGGCTATGCAGCGCTATTTTTACTTTTTCATGGGGCTATCTTGTTTTTACGGGAAATGTAAGCAGTATCTGGCCCTTGTTTGGAATCAGTAACCAGCTGTTAGCTGCCTGTGGGCTTATTGTTTGTACGACGATGCTTATTCGGATGAATCGAGGGAAATATGCCTTAATTACGGCAATTCCGGGAGTATTTATGGCTGGAATTACCTTTTGGGCGGGCTATCTACAGGTCATGGATATTTATTTGCCCAAGGGACAGCTGCTATTGGCTTCATTGGCGATATTGGCTATGCTTTTGATGCTGCTTGTTTTTATAGGTACGTTCCGAAAGTGGTATCAGTTGTTTAAAATTGAGACCAAATTTATCGACCAAAATGGAGAATCTGTAAAGGAATTGGTTGATCGTTAA
- a CDS encoding SusC/RagA family TonB-linked outer membrane protein: MIVRIHSNPTFSVGTMLSCLFLWTGLATAQTATVQGRVTNATDHAALEGVTITNLSMPVAARTDKKGNFNIGANAGDRLKVSLLGFKTIEIAVPSTGNLQIALNEESRQIDEVVVTALGIKRQTRGLTYATQQLDGSAVNDARDNSGNVLSSLTGKVAGAVVTTAATGPGASAKVVLRGNKSISGNNNALIVVDGVPYDNSSAQQATGTTYNYGTSDGAANINPDDIESINVLKGPSAAALYGSRAANGAILITTKQGKAGRYNIDYNGSASLDQVNLLSKFQNTYGRGNGGVSGTNVGESWGPQGQTYKNNVRDFFENATSFNNSISTYGGTEKVQGYVSYTNNKIGGIIPGNDLKRNNLNLRVNTELIPKLKTDVKLNYVNQQIDNRPRLGDMGIPVEVYVMPRDMDEAELKDFEDIDPVTGEPQRKYWSGSAVYDNPYWSTNRTSVNEVRDRITALGSATYQLTDWLNVMGRFSYDKYIDKTTGSFYAGTVSLGDVRPGGKYYETHARYQERNFDLLFNVNNILNEAVKMSYNVGASSLNREYSSFQNMANGLSVPNEFSLTMATTPEFLLINGYQRRLNSVYGSAQLAFFDHTFLDMTARNDWTSTLKSPHSYFYPSIGVSTIFNEWLRLPTWISYGKLRASYTQVGNDANPYLLQQLYSFGLGAGKGFISRSPIKAIPELKPELTKSYEAGLDMKFFANRLGFDLTMYKSNTVNQLLFLGLPMASGFSRQYINAGNIANKGIEVQLTASPIKKENLEWQTTFNFAANTNKVIELHERTKRATITENTKYASVVVNEGEKYGDLYGYKWKTDAATGKYVVDDSGLPVVEANQKLGNFNPKALLGWSNSVRFKNFTVNALIDTRIGGEIVSGTSAYLAAFGVADYTADYRKGGLVLDAVDMSGAANTKAITSQQLWTRVSQNGRDAWGEFFTYDMTNVRLRELSVSYKFNLKNTAAIKSAQLMLTGRNLFFFYRGKSKLDIPGIGKTDNPIDPEAALGAGNFQGIEVGLPPTVRSFGLNVKLTF, translated from the coding sequence ATGATAGTTCGTATCCACAGTAATCCAACATTTTCAGTAGGCACGATGCTGAGCTGTCTCTTCCTTTGGACAGGTCTCGCTACGGCACAGACTGCAACAGTACAGGGGCGTGTCACCAATGCGACCGATCATGCCGCATTGGAAGGTGTAACGATCACTAATCTGAGTATGCCTGTTGCAGCACGGACAGACAAAAAGGGGAATTTTAATATCGGAGCAAATGCAGGGGACAGGCTCAAAGTTTCGCTGCTTGGTTTTAAGACCATCGAAATTGCTGTACCCTCAACCGGTAATCTCCAGATTGCGCTTAACGAAGAAAGTCGACAGATTGATGAGGTAGTTGTTACTGCGTTGGGTATCAAACGTCAGACCAGGGGGCTGACCTATGCGACACAACAACTGGATGGAAGTGCAGTCAATGATGCCCGCGACAACAGTGGCAACGTACTGAGTAGTCTGACGGGTAAAGTTGCTGGTGCTGTGGTGACGACTGCAGCTACGGGGCCCGGTGCCTCTGCCAAAGTGGTGTTGCGGGGCAACAAATCCATCTCCGGTAATAACAACGCGCTAATTGTGGTAGATGGTGTACCTTATGATAATTCCAGTGCACAACAAGCTACCGGAACAACCTACAATTATGGGACGAGCGATGGCGCTGCGAATATCAATCCGGACGATATAGAATCCATCAATGTGCTCAAGGGTCCTTCGGCTGCTGCGCTATACGGTAGCAGGGCCGCAAATGGTGCCATATTGATTACAACTAAACAAGGTAAGGCTGGTCGGTATAATATTGATTACAATGGTAGTGCATCCTTAGATCAGGTCAACTTGCTCAGTAAATTCCAGAATACCTACGGGCGGGGAAATGGAGGTGTCAGTGGTACGAATGTCGGTGAGAGCTGGGGACCACAAGGGCAAACCTATAAAAATAATGTCCGCGATTTCTTTGAAAATGCGACCTCCTTCAACAATAGCATTAGCACCTATGGAGGGACGGAAAAAGTGCAGGGTTATGTTTCTTATACAAACAATAAAATCGGAGGCATCATTCCTGGCAACGACTTGAAACGTAATAACTTGAATCTTCGCGTAAATACGGAACTGATCCCAAAACTAAAAACAGATGTAAAACTCAATTACGTTAACCAGCAGATTGACAATCGTCCGCGTTTAGGCGATATGGGAATCCCCGTGGAAGTGTACGTGATGCCGCGGGATATGGATGAGGCTGAACTTAAAGACTTTGAGGATATTGATCCGGTTACCGGTGAGCCGCAGCGGAAGTACTGGTCCGGTTCTGCTGTATACGACAATCCGTATTGGAGTACCAACCGCACCTCGGTCAATGAAGTACGCGATCGCATTACAGCATTGGGTTCGGCAACCTATCAGTTGACGGATTGGCTAAATGTAATGGGAAGATTCAGTTATGATAAATACATTGATAAGACAACCGGATCATTCTACGCAGGTACTGTTTCTCTTGGCGATGTCCGTCCCGGAGGTAAATATTATGAAACACATGCGCGCTATCAGGAACGCAACTTTGATTTGTTGTTCAATGTAAATAATATACTTAACGAGGCGGTCAAAATGAGCTATAATGTTGGTGCAAGTTCCTTAAATCGGGAGTACAGTAGCTTTCAAAATATGGCCAATGGCCTGTCCGTACCGAATGAGTTTAGCCTAACCATGGCTACCACGCCAGAATTTCTACTGATCAACGGTTACCAACGACGTCTAAATTCGGTCTATGGAAGTGCACAGCTGGCCTTTTTTGATCATACCTTTCTCGATATGACGGCACGCAACGACTGGACCTCAACCTTAAAATCTCCACACAGTTATTTCTATCCGTCAATCGGCGTATCTACTATTTTCAATGAATGGCTCAGGTTGCCAACCTGGATCAGTTATGGTAAGCTAAGGGCTTCCTATACGCAGGTCGGTAACGATGCGAATCCCTATCTACTTCAACAGTTGTATTCTTTTGGGCTAGGTGCGGGAAAAGGATTTATCTCTCGTTCACCAATAAAGGCAATCCCTGAATTGAAACCCGAGCTGACCAAATCCTATGAAGCGGGACTGGATATGAAATTCTTTGCTAACAGATTGGGGTTCGACCTGACGATGTACAAAAGTAATACAGTTAATCAGCTTTTGTTTCTTGGATTGCCAATGGCAAGCGGTTTTAGCAGGCAATACATCAACGCGGGAAATATAGCAAATAAGGGAATTGAGGTCCAATTAACTGCGTCGCCAATAAAAAAAGAAAACCTAGAATGGCAGACCACTTTCAATTTTGCAGCCAATACCAATAAAGTGATTGAACTGCACGAGCGGACAAAACGAGCAACGATTACCGAAAATACCAAATATGCCTCAGTTGTCGTCAATGAAGGAGAGAAATACGGTGATCTTTATGGTTATAAATGGAAAACGGATGCGGCGACAGGGAAATATGTGGTTGACGACAGTGGGCTGCCAGTGGTAGAAGCGAATCAAAAATTGGGCAATTTTAACCCTAAGGCCTTATTGGGTTGGTCAAATTCGGTCCGCTTTAAGAATTTTACGGTTAATGCCTTGATTGATACACGCATTGGTGGTGAGATCGTATCGGGTACCTCAGCTTATCTAGCGGCTTTTGGAGTAGCGGATTATACCGCAGATTACCGGAAAGGGGGGCTTGTGCTGGATGCGGTGGACATGAGCGGCGCAGCTAATACCAAGGCTATCACATCTCAGCAGCTTTGGACCCGTGTATCGCAGAACGGACGCGATGCCTGGGGAGAATTCTTTACCTATGATATGACCAATGTCCGCCTGCGTGAACTATCTGTGAGTTATAAATTTAACTTAAAAAATACCGCTGCGATCAAAAGTGCACAGCTCATGCTGACAGGCCGTAACCTATTTTTCTTTTATCGTGGAAAATCCAAATTGGATATTCCGGGAATAGGCAAAACAGACAACCCCATAGATCCTGAGGCAGCATTGGGAGCAGGTAATTTTCAGGGAATTGAAGTGGGCTTGCCGCCTACTGTCCGCTCTTTTGGACTGAATGTTAAGTTAACTTTTTAA
- a CDS encoding SusD/RagB family nutrient-binding outer membrane lipoprotein, with protein MKKSTLFTSLLALSLLSCTKDFQDINTDPNNITVITQRELPFMFAKAQSSAAMNRSFYQTVQNLGPDLYAQYFALTTNSFSTDRYLLTPDWQRRFWTVIYVDTAPQLKSILENTESKSGEAALANIMWVYAFHRLTDQFGPIPYFGTAEANDVIPYDSMDKIYADFFEKLTTAVANLKALPAGTKIFQGYDLIFDGNTENWIRFANSLRLRLALRIAKVDANQAKVEAEAAVAAGLMSSNTHNASMLKSLSGNDTNGLAQVAVWNEFSMSSTIASYLKGYADPRLGIYFQPSYIGKAFNSVRNGATATDLGNVRNQSGSNSNVGTYWVRYNGVAIEGNFTQNFHVMCAAESFFLRAEGALNGWNMGGEAKQLYEEGIKTSMEQWGITDATQISNYIASNHEPVAPGDYHNSPAVASIPVRWATTVVEQREQIGVQKWLAIYPNGMEAWAEYRRTGFPKMYALIQSDNPDLPIGTFIRRLPYPLTEATDNLVELSKGRALLGGTDNAATKLWWDVD; from the coding sequence ATGAAAAAAAGCACCCTATTTACTTCGCTATTAGCACTAAGCTTGCTGTCCTGTACCAAGGACTTTCAGGATATCAATACCGATCCCAACAATATCACGGTGATCACACAGCGTGAATTGCCCTTTATGTTTGCCAAGGCACAGTCTTCGGCCGCAATGAATCGATCCTTTTATCAAACAGTGCAAAACCTGGGGCCGGATCTATATGCCCAATACTTTGCACTTACTACGAATTCCTTCAGTACGGACCGTTATCTGCTTACTCCAGATTGGCAGCGCCGGTTTTGGACAGTTATTTATGTTGATACCGCACCACAGCTCAAAAGCATACTCGAAAATACAGAATCCAAATCAGGTGAGGCCGCATTGGCCAATATCATGTGGGTATATGCCTTTCATCGGCTAACAGATCAATTTGGACCGATCCCTTATTTTGGTACTGCCGAGGCCAACGATGTTATTCCTTATGACTCCATGGATAAGATCTATGCAGATTTCTTTGAAAAATTGACTACAGCGGTGGCCAATCTGAAGGCCTTGCCAGCCGGAACGAAAATCTTTCAGGGATACGACCTGATCTTCGATGGAAACACCGAAAACTGGATCAGATTTGCTAATTCGCTCCGCTTGCGGTTGGCCTTGCGTATCGCTAAGGTAGATGCCAATCAAGCAAAAGTCGAAGCAGAAGCAGCTGTTGCTGCCGGTCTGATGTCTAGCAATACGCACAATGCCAGTATGCTCAAATCTCTTTCTGGAAATGATACCAATGGATTGGCGCAAGTTGCCGTATGGAACGAATTTTCAATGAGTTCCACGATTGCTTCATACCTAAAAGGTTATGCCGATCCACGTTTAGGCATTTATTTTCAACCCAGTTATATTGGAAAGGCATTCAATAGCGTGCGAAATGGTGCTACGGCCACGGATCTAGGGAACGTACGTAATCAGTCAGGCTCCAATTCCAATGTTGGCACCTATTGGGTACGTTACAATGGCGTGGCTATTGAAGGAAATTTTACCCAGAATTTCCATGTGATGTGTGCTGCAGAATCTTTTTTCTTACGAGCCGAAGGGGCGTTGAATGGTTGGAATATGGGCGGTGAGGCCAAGCAACTGTACGAGGAAGGCATCAAAACGAGTATGGAACAATGGGGCATTACAGATGCGACGCAAATCAGTAATTATATCGCTTCAAACCATGAGCCTGTCGCTCCCGGCGATTATCATAATTCGCCAGCTGTAGCCAGTATCCCCGTCAGATGGGCAACAACCGTGGTCGAACAGCGTGAACAGATCGGCGTACAGAAGTGGCTGGCGATCTATCCCAATGGTATGGAGGCTTGGGCAGAATATAGGCGTACAGGATTCCCAAAAATGTATGCATTGATCCAGTCTGACAACCCAGACCTGCCTATTGGGACATTTATTAGAAGATTGCCTTATCCACTGACCGAGGCGACAGACAATCTGGTTGAACTGAGCAAAGGACGTGCACTGCTTGGCGGTACAGACAATGCGGCAACCAAACTCTGGTGGGATGTGGACTAA